The following proteins are encoded in a genomic region of Rhinoraja longicauda isolate Sanriku21f chromosome 14, sRhiLon1.1, whole genome shotgun sequence:
- the LOC144600029 gene encoding uncharacterized protein LOC144600029, with the protein MAARSGLGLGLWWIARSFALLALAAAAAPSPIPTRLSTPALVPVGDNNHPVTTDVDAEKVTVTAGNNSVNTLINVISQTSNSKTGERETKMTKAVIEITTNKTITVSTTTSATTQNATTTRSMTVHPVETIQKETVQNPDQITPKLVTSTVKDNIIEPDTEIMVIATDIDEDETIASNKIPEKLDEMTDNQLLVVEQDNLPSYYDPGEDRGMEEYVEDNQMEENDMDNDDLEDTPELPDEPIYIATPEEDDSHFFFYLVAAAFLIAIVYITYHNKRKIYILLVQSRRWKDSLCSRTIEYQRLDQNIHDAMPSLKITKDYIF; encoded by the exons ATGGCAGCACGGAGCGGGCTCGGTCTCGGGTTGTGGTGGATCGCGCGTTCCTTCGCCCTGCTCGCGCTCGCCGCCGCCGCTGCCCCCAGCCCCATCCCTACCCGTCTCTCCACTCCCGCCCTCGTCCCCGTCGGCGACAATAACCACccgg TGACTACTGATGTGGATGCAGAGAAGGTAACAGTTACTGCAGGAAATAATTCAGTAAATACTCTCATCAATGTGATATCCCAGACATCTAATTCAAAAACTGGTGAACGAGAAACTAAAATGACAAAAGCAGTCATCGAAATTACAACAAATAAGACCATCACTGTCTCTACCACTACATCTGCAACCACACAAAATGCTACTACAACAAGAAGCATGACCGTGCATCCTGTAGAGACAATACAGAAAGAAACCGTCCAAAATCCTGACCAAATTACCCCAAAATTAGTTACATCGACAGTGAAAGATAATATCATTGAACCAGACACTGAAATAATGGTGATTGCCACAGATATCGATGAGGATGAAACCATTGCTTCAAATAAAATTCCAGAAAAGTTGGATGAAATGACAGATAACCAGCTTTTGGTTGTTGAACAGGATAATTTGCCATCCTATTATGACCCAGGTGAAGAcagggggatggaggagtatGTTGAGGACAATCAAATGGAAGAGAATGACATGGATAATGATGACTTGGAGGACACTCCTGAGCTCCCTGATGAACCAATATATATTGCCACACCTGAAGAAGATGATAGCCACTTCTTTTTTTACTTGGTTGCTGCTGCTTTTCTGATTGCTATTGTTTACATTACATATCACAACAAAAGAAAG ATTTATATTCTCTTAGTGCAAAGCAGACGGTGGAAGGATAGTCTGTGCTCAAGGACAATTGAATATCAGCGGTTGGACCAAAACATACACGATGCTATGCCATCACTTAAGATTACAAAGGACTATATTTTCTAA